Proteins from one Acomys russatus chromosome 12, mAcoRus1.1, whole genome shotgun sequence genomic window:
- the Irs1 gene encoding insulin receptor substrate 1 translates to MASPPDTDGFSDVRKVGYLRKPKSMHKRFFVLRAASEAGGPARLEYYENEKKWRHKSSAPKRSIPLESCFNINKRADSKNKHLVALYTRDEHFAIAADSEAEQDSWYQALLQLHNRAKAHHDGAGGGGCGGSCSGSSGVGEAGEDLSYDTGPGPAFKEVWQVILKPKGLGQTKNLIGIYRLCLTSKTISFVKLNSEAAAVVLQLMNIRRCGHSENFFFIEVGRSAVTGPGEFWMQVDDSVVAQNMHETILEAMRAMSDEFRPRSKSQSSSSCSNPISVPLRRHHLNNPPPSQVGLTRRSRTESITATSPASMVGGKPGSFRVRASSDGEGTMSRPASVDGSPVSPSTNRTHAHRHRGSSRLHPPLNHSRSIPMPSSRCSPSATSPVSLSSSSTSGHGSTSDCLFPRRSSASVSGSPSDGGFISSDEYGSSPCDFRSSFRSVTPDSLGHTPPARGEEELSNYICMGGKGASTLSAPNGHYILSRGGNGHRYIPGANLGISPALTGDEAASAADLDNRFRKRTHSAGTSPTISHQKTPSQSSVASIEEYTEMMPAAYPPGGGSGGRLPSYRHSAFVPTHSYPEEGLEVNSLERRGGHHRPDTSSHHTDDGYMPMTPGVAPVPSNRKGNGDYMPMSPKSVSAPQQIINPIRRHPQRVDPNGYMMMSPSGSCSPDIGGGSSSSSSSISAAPSGSSYGKPWTNGVGGHHTHALSHAKPPVESGGGKLLPCTGDYMNMSPVGDSNTSSPSECYYGPGDAQHKPVLSYYSLPRSFKHTQRPGEPEEGARHQHLRLSSSSGRLLYTATAEDSSSSTSSNSLGGGYCGARPESSLEHPHHHVLQPHLPRKVDTAAQTNSRLARPTRLSLGDPKASTLPRVREQQQQQQQQQQQQQQSSLHPPEPKSPGEYVNIEFGSGQPGYLAGPSTSHSSPSVRCPPQLHPAPREETGSEEYMNMDLGPGRRATWQERGGAELGRVGPAPPGPATICRPTRSVPNSRGDYMTMQIGCPRQSYVDTSPVAPVSYADMRTGIAAEKVSLPRPAGAAPPPPSTTSASAAPQGAAEQAAHSSLLGGPQGPGGMSAFTRVNLSPNHNQSAKVIRADTQGCRRRHSSETFSAPTQAGNMVSFGAGAAVGGSGGSSGGSGSSSEDVKRHSSASFENVWLRPGDIGGASKETAQVCGAAGGLENNLNYIDLDLAKAVKQRPQERPSQQQSLPPPPHHQPLGSNEGSSPRRSSEDLSNYASISFQKQPEDCQ, encoded by the coding sequence ATGGCGAGCCCTCCGGATACCGATGGTTTCTCAGACGTGCGCAAGGTGGGCTACCTGCGCAAACCCAAGAGTATGCACAAGCGATTTTTCGTACTGCGGGCAGCCAGCGAGGCCGGGGGCCCGGCGCGCCTGGAGTACTATGAGAACGAGAAGAAGTGGCGGCACAAGTCGAGCGCCCCCAAACGCTCGATCCCCCTGGAGAGCTGTTTCAACATCAACAAGCGGGCTGACTCCAAAAACAAGCACCTGGTGGCTCTCTACACACGAGACGAACACTTTGCCATTGCGGCTGATAGCGAGGCTGAGCAAGACAGCTGGTACCAGGCTCTTCTGCAGCTGCACAATCGAGCAAAGGCCCACCATGACGGGGCTGGAGGTGGAGGCTGCGGTGGTAGTTGCAGCGGCAGCTCTGGCGTTGGAGAGGCAGGGGAGGACTTGAGCTATGACACAGGCCCAGGACCCGCGTTCAAGGAGGTCTGGCAGGTTATACTGAAACCCAAGGGCCTAGGTCAGACAAAGAACCTGATTGGCATCTACCGTCTCTGCCTGACCAGCAAGACCATCAGCTTTGTGAAGCTGAACTCCGAGGCAGCGGCTGTGGTTCTGCAGCTGATGAACATCAGACGCTGTGGCCACTCAGAGAACTTCTTCTTCATCGAGGTGGGCCGTTCCGCCGTGACAGGGCCCGGCGAGTTCTGGATGCAAGTAGATGATTCTGTAGTGGCCCAGAACATGCATGAGACTATTCTAGAGGCCATGCGGGCCATGAGCGATGAGTTTCGCCCGCGGAGCAAAAGCCAGTCTTCATCTAGTTGCTCCAACCCCATCAGTGTTCCCCTGCGCAGGCACCATCTCAACAATCCTCCACCTAGCCAGGTGGGGCTGACTCGCCGGTCTCGCACCGAGAGCATCACTGCCACGTCCCCTGCCAGTATGGTGGGTGGGAAACCAGGTTCCTTCCGGGTGCGTGCCTCCAGTGACGGCGAAGGCACCATGTCCCGTCCAGCTTCAGTGGATGGCAGTCCTGTAAGCCCTAGCACCAACAGGACCCACGCCCATCGGCATCGAGGCAGCTCCAGGCTGCACCCGCCACTCAACCACAGCCGCTCCATCCCTATGCCTTCTTCCCGCTGCTCACCTTCAGCCACCAGCCCAGTGAGTTTGTCATCCAGTAGTACCAGTGGCCATGGCTCTACTTCAGACTGTCTCTTCCCAAGGCGCTCTAGCGCTTCCGTGTCCGGTTCTCCGAGTGACGGCGGTTTCATCTCTTCTGATGAGTATGGGTCTAGTCCCTGCGATTTCCGAAGTTCTTTCCGCAGTGTCACCCCAGATTCCCTGGGCCACACCCCACCAGCCAGGGGTGAGGAGGAGCTGAGCAACTATATCTGCATGGGTGGCAAGGGAGCCTCCACCTTGAGTGCTCCCAATGGTCACTACATTTTGTCCAGGGGAGGCAACGGCCATCGCTACATCCCGGGTGCTAACTTGGGGATAAGCCCAGCGCTGACTGGAGATGAAGCCGCCAGTGCAGCAGATCTGGATAACAGGTTTCGGAAGAGAACTCATTCTGCGGGCACGTCCCCTACCATTTCCCACCAGAAGACCCCTTCACAGTCTTCAGTGGCTTCTATAGAGGAGTATACAGAGATGATGCCAGCTGCCTACCCACCAGGAGGTGGCAGTGGAGGCCGACTGCCCAGCTACCGGCATTCCGCCTTCGTGCCCACCCACTCCTATCCTGAAGAGGGTCTAGAGGTGAACTCCTTGGAACGTCGTGggggccaccaccgcccagacACCTCCAGCCACCACACTGATGATGGCTACATGCCCATGACCCCAGGGGTGGCTCCGGTGCCCAGCAACCGGAAAGGAAATGGGGACTATATGCCTATGAGCCCCAAGAGTGTATCTGCCCCGCAGCAGATCATTAACCCCATCAGACGCCACCCTCAGAGAGTGGACCCCAATGGCTACATGATGATGTCTCCCAGTGGTAGTTGCTCCCCTGACATTGGAGGTgggtccagcagcagcagcagcagcatcagtgCAGCCCCTTCTGGGAGCAGCTATGGGAAGCCATGGACAAACGGAGTAGGGGGCCACCATACTCATGCCCTGTCTCATGCCAAACCCCCTGTTGAGAGCGGAGGTGGCAAGCTCTTGCCTTGCACAGGTGACTACATGAACATGTCACCAGTGGGAGACTCCAACACCAGCAGCCCCTCAGAATGCTACTATGGCCCAGGAGATGCCCAGCACAAGCCAGTCCTCTCCTACTATTCGTTGCCAAGATCCTTCAAGCACACCCAGCGCCCTGGAGAACCAGAGGAGGGTGCCAGGCACCAGCATCTTCGTCTCTCTTCTAGCTCTGGACGCCTTCTCTACACTGCCACTGCAGAAGATTCCTCCTCTTCTACCAGCAGCAACAGCCTGGGTGGGGGTTACTGTGGGGCTAGGCCAGAGTCCAGCCTTGaacatcctcaccaccatgtcTTGCAGCCTCATCTGCCTCGAAAGGTAGACACAGCTGCACAGACCAACAGCCGCCTGGCTCGGCCCACAAGGCTATCCTTGGGGGATCCCAAGGCAAGTACCTTACCTAGGGTacgagagcagcagcagcagcagcaacagcagcagcagcaacagcagcaatcTTCGCTGCATCCTCCGGAGCCCAAGAGCCCAGGAGAATATGTGAATATTGAATTCGGGAGTGGGCAGCCTGGCTATTTAGCTGGCCCTTCGACTTCCCATAGCTCTCCTTCTGTCCGGTGTCCACCCCAGCTCCACCCAGCTCCCAGAGAAGAGACTGGCTCAGAAGAATACATGAACATGGACTTGGGGCCAGGCAGGAGGGCAACCTGGCAGGAGCGTGGTGGAGCTGAGTTGGGCAGAGTAGGCCCTGCACCTCCAGGGCCTGCTACCATTTGCAGGCCAACCCGGTCGGTGCCAAACAGCCGTGGTGACTATATGACCATGCAGATAGGTTGTCCTCGTCAAAGCTATGTGGATACCTCACCAGTGGCCCCAGTAAGCTATGCTGACATGCGGACAGGCATTGCTGCAGAGAAAGTGAGCCTGCCCAGACCCGCAGGGGCTGCTCCCCCTCCACCATCTacaacctctgcctctgctgcccctcAAGGAGCAGCTGAGCAGGCTGCTCACTCTTCCTTGCTGGGAGGTCCTCAGGGACCTGGGGGCATGAGTGCATTCACCAGGGTGAACCTCAGTCCCAACCATAACCAGAGTGCCAAAGTGATTCGTGCAGACACTCAAGGGTGCCGGAGGAGGCATAGCTCTGAGACCTTCTCAGCACCTACTCAGGCTGGCAACATGGTGTCCTTTGGAGCGGGGGCTGCAGTagggggcagtggtggcagcagcggcgGTAGCGGCAGCAGCAGTGAGGATGTAAAACGCCACAGCTCTGCATCATTTGAGAATGTGTGGCTGAGACCTGGGGACATAGGGGGAGCCTCCAAGGAGACGGCTCAAGTGTGTGGAGCCGCTGGGGGTTTGGAGAACAATCTTAACTACATAGACCTGGATTTGGCCAAGGCCGTTAAGCAGCGCCCTCAGGAGCGCCCCTCTCAGCAGCAGTCCctaccaccccctccccatcaccAGCCCTTAGGCAGCAATGAGGGCAGCTCCCCCAGACGCTCCAGTGAGGATTTAAGCAACTACGCCAGCATCAGCTTCCAGAAGCAGCCAGAGGACTGTCAGTAG